In Streptomyces sp. NBC_01381, the sequence ACTCCTCAGGGTTCTTCAACTCGGCGGCCTGCCGCTCGATCGCAGCCCGCACCACGCGGATCTCCTCCCGGGAGAGGTCCTTGTCCGAACTCGCCTCGGACCACAGCTTCTTCAGCTCATCAAGACCGTCCTTCGCGGCCTTCTTGACCTTCGGCAGCCACCGCTGCGCAAGGTCACCGGTCAGCTCCGGGGTGACCCTGGGCTGCGTGTGGACGGAGCAGCCCATCAGGTCGAACACGAGACGCTCGACGGTGAAGTCCGGCAGAGTCTTCGGCCTTCCGCTGCGCGGCACCTCGAACTTCAATGACCGCGCCCCGATGACCTGCGGATCACTGTCACGCTGCAGACGCACCCACACCGTCGCGTCGTACGCGAGGGACTTGTGGCCCTCCACCCGCCAGTCCTTCGTGTTCGGGATCGGATCACCATTGCCGTCCACGGCGGCCACTTCCTTGCCCCGGGCGAGCAAGATGACGATGCCCGGCATGGTGCGCACGAGATACATGACGGCCGCCCACCGCTCGTACGCGTCGTTCCACAGGTTCATCGTGGGCTTGATCTCGACGTCCGG encodes:
- a CDS encoding AAA family ATPase; protein product: MSTVTVPALRTRKPTGIVPWPKILIEGHEKAGKSFIAAQFTGSKRTGQAYWLELGEDTADEYAGVPGADYLLIDHNGSYRDILGQIEAVHAEAKRAAAAKEPPVVLVIDSVSLLWRMLVNWTNERARRTPKNQAKLRQDPDVEIKPTMNLWNDAYERWAAVMYLVRTMPGIVILLARGKEVAAVDGNGDPIPNTKDWRVEGHKSLAYDATVWVRLQRDSDPQVIGARSLKFEVPRSGRPKTLPDFTVERLVFDLMGCSVHTQPRVTPELTGDLAQRWLPKVKKAAKDGLDELKKLWSEASSDKDLSREEIRVVRAAIERQAAELKNPEELSDPTGDAAKLRAAAAAQEQDAEAEGAVEELPVDEFAAA